Below is a genomic region from Streptomyces sp. NBC_00461.
CACGCTTTCTTTGGGTGCCTCTACTACGCGGCCATGCGGCCTGGTGAGATCGTCGCCCTCAAAGAGTCAGATTGCACTTTGCCGCCAGCATCGCCTGAAGCCGTCAAAGACTGGGGCGAGCTGCTGCTTGGTGAGAGCCGACCAGAGGTCGGCGGCGGCTGGACGAACGATGGCGCGTCGTACGACACGCGTGGGCTCAAGCGCCGTAAGCGCGGCGCTACACGGGCTGTGCCCATCCCGCCCGTTTTGGTGCATCTACTCCGTGAGCACATTTCGCGCTTTGGCACTGCCGATGACGGCCGGTTGTTCCGGGCGGCACGAGGTGGACGAGTGGCGTCCACCGAGTACTGCGACATCTGGGAAGGTGCTCGGAAAGCCGTGCTCACCCGCCAGGAACTCAAGTCCGGGCTCGCGGCGGTGCCGTACTCCCTGCGGCATGCCGGAGTATCACTTTGGATCAAGTCAGGGGTGGACCCTGCAGAGGTCGCAGCGCGGGCCGGCCACAGCATCGCCGTGCTGTACCGCTTCTACGCGAAGATCCTTAAGGGTGGGCAGCAACACTCCAACAACCTGATCGCTCAGGCGCTGGACGAGGGAGAACAGCCCTGACTTTGGCCCACAGATGGCCCATACGCACTGGTCAGAGGTGGGATACGGGCGAGAATGAGTGAGACGGGGTGAACGTAAAAGGGGTGCCTCTTAGCGAGAGACACCCCTTCTGACCTGCTACGTCTACGACCTGCGCGGAGGCGGTGGGATTTGAACCCACGGTGACATCGCTGCCACGACGGTTTTCAAGACCGCCCGGTTTCTCGCGAGCGAATGGGCCGTGACCTGGGACTTCTGTGTTCGACGTTGCATCCTCTGGCTCATCCTGGCCAGAGGATGGCCGCAGAGATGGCGCGATGCGCGTCACGCGCCCGTGCTGGGAGCCCTGCCCACGGCCAGTAGATGCGAACTGGCAGCAAGCAATTCCGGGTACGGCTCTGCCATGCGCGCCGCCTCCATGGCGGAGGCAATCAGCTCGTCCGTGGGCCCCTCACCCGGCTGCTGCTCGGCTGCCTTTACGAGCGACCATGCGGGGCCTTCGATTCCGAAGACCTGTACGTCCGTCAGCCCGGCGGCCACCAACTCCGCCACCAGCTCCTCAGCCCGGTGGAAGTAGGACAGGGTGAACCCACGTACACCGTCATAGACGGCCGTCTCAAGAATCTGGGAGACGGAGTCACGAATCCGTTCGGTGTGCAGGTGGGCGTATGCGACGTGCTCAAAGAGCGACGCGTAACGGTTGATCGCCGCCGCCGCGACCAATCCGCCCGGCTTCACCACACGGTGGGCCTCTTCCAGCGCCTTACACCGATCATCGGGGTCAGGCAGGTGGTACAGCGGCCCAAGGAGCTGTACAACGTCGAAACTGTCGTCTGGCTCGCGCAGGTCACGGGCGTCTCCCACGATCGCCGAGCACACGTCCGCCGCACTCTCAACATGACGGGGGACGGGGTCTACC
It encodes:
- a CDS encoding class I SAM-dependent methyltransferase, giving the protein MSNLELAPSVMRFYGETVNEDSRLRRSADGRMELVRTQELLRRFLPPTPARVLDVGGGTGIHAEWLVRDGYEVTLVDPVPRHVESAADVCSAIVGDARDLREPDDSFDVVQLLGPLYHLPDPDDRCKALEEAHRVVKPGGLVAAAAINRYASLFEHVAYAHLHTERIRDSVSQILETAVYDGVRGFTLSYFHRAEELVAELVAAGLTDVQVFGIEGPAWSLVKAAEQQPGEGPTDELIASAMEAARMAEPYPELLAASSHLLAVGRAPSTGA